Proteins encoded by one window of Halorubrum ruber:
- a CDS encoding DNA-directed RNA polymerase subunit H, which translates to MVDVSQHELVPDHVLLDDPEEVEEVLAEYDVKKTNLPKIKRTDPALPDEAEVGDVVKIVRDSRTTDEAVVYRLVVS; encoded by the coding sequence ATGGTAGACGTAAGCCAACACGAACTCGTCCCGGACCACGTTCTCCTCGACGACCCCGAAGAGGTCGAGGAGGTCCTGGCGGAGTACGACGTGAAGAAAACGAACTTACCGAAGATCAAACGCACGGATCCCGCGCTCCCCGACGAGGCCGAGGTCGGCGACGTGGTGAAGATCGTTCGCGACTCCCGAACGACCGACGAGGCGGTCGTGTACCGATTAGTCGTCTCATGA
- a CDS encoding histone deacetylase family protein, producing MRFGYSERCLDHDTGERHPENPDRLRAIRRGLTKRHGVEYVEADPAEKAAVTAVHDADYVDELESFVADGGGSWDPDTVASDGTWDAALTSAGLAQWAAREALDGSTGRRTPFAIGRPPGHHAVTDDAMGFCFFNNAAVAAQTALDEDLADRVAIFDWDVHHGNGTQDIFYDRGDVFYASIHEDGLYPDTGDLDETGEGDGEGTTANLPLAAGAGDADYLYAVDEGIAPAVDRFDPDLLIVSAGFDAHRHDPISRMRVSSEGYALLTDRIRTLADDVGAADAYVLEGGYGLDTLAEGVSMVHETYDGRTPVATDEDPDAKTESLVDDLLAELDL from the coding sequence ATGCGGTTCGGCTACAGCGAGCGGTGTCTCGACCACGACACCGGCGAGCGACACCCGGAGAACCCGGACCGGCTCCGCGCGATCCGCCGCGGCCTCACGAAGCGACACGGCGTCGAGTACGTCGAGGCGGACCCCGCGGAGAAGGCGGCGGTCACGGCGGTCCACGACGCCGACTACGTCGACGAGCTGGAGTCGTTCGTGGCGGACGGCGGCGGGAGCTGGGACCCCGACACCGTCGCCAGCGACGGGACGTGGGACGCTGCGCTCACCTCCGCCGGGCTCGCCCAGTGGGCCGCCCGCGAGGCGCTCGACGGCTCGACCGGTCGACGGACGCCGTTCGCCATCGGCCGCCCGCCGGGCCACCACGCCGTCACCGACGACGCGATGGGGTTCTGCTTTTTCAACAACGCCGCCGTCGCGGCCCAGACCGCGCTCGACGAGGACCTCGCCGACCGCGTCGCGATCTTCGACTGGGACGTCCACCACGGGAACGGCACGCAGGACATCTTCTACGACCGTGGCGACGTGTTCTACGCGTCGATCCACGAGGATGGGCTGTACCCGGACACGGGCGACCTCGACGAGACCGGCGAGGGGGACGGCGAGGGGACCACCGCGAACCTCCCGCTGGCGGCCGGCGCCGGAGACGCCGACTACCTGTACGCCGTCGACGAGGGGATCGCGCCCGCGGTCGACCGGTTCGACCCCGACCTGCTGATCGTCTCGGCGGGGTTCGACGCGCACCGCCACGACCCCATCTCGCGGATGCGCGTCTCCTCCGAGGGGTACGCGCTGTTGACCGATCGGATCCGGACGCTCGCCGACGACGTCGGCGCCGCCGACGCGTACGTGCTGGAGGGCGGCTACGGCCTCGACACGCTCGCCGAGGGCGTCTCCATGGTCCACGAGACGTACGACGGCCGGACGCCCGTCGCCACCGACGAGGACCCGGACGCGAAAACGGAGTCGCTCGTCGACGACCTGCTGGCTGAACTGGACCTGTAG
- a CDS encoding histone family protein translates to MSVELPFAPVDGIIRRNAGELRVSADAAEELARRIQSHGAELAVDAAERATADGRKTLMAADFGVEQVVSREDLTLPVAPIDRIARLRIDDRYRVGVDARVALADILEDYADNVASAAATLARHADRRTVQAEDIETYFALFE, encoded by the coding sequence ATGAGTGTCGAGTTGCCGTTCGCGCCGGTCGACGGGATCATCCGGCGGAACGCGGGGGAACTCCGCGTCAGCGCGGACGCCGCCGAGGAGCTCGCGCGACGGATCCAGTCGCACGGCGCGGAGCTGGCCGTCGACGCGGCCGAGCGGGCGACCGCCGACGGTCGAAAGACGCTGATGGCCGCGGATTTCGGCGTCGAGCAGGTCGTCAGCCGGGAAGACCTCACGCTGCCGGTCGCGCCCATCGACCGGATCGCTCGGCTCCGGATCGACGACCGGTACCGGGTCGGCGTCGACGCGCGGGTCGCGCTGGCCGACATCTTAGAGGACTACGCCGACAACGTCGCGAGCGCGGCCGCGACGCTGGCCCGCCACGCGGACCGACGAACGGTACAGGCCGAGGACATCGAGACGTACTTCGCCCTCTTCGAGTAG
- a CDS encoding single-stranded DNA binding protein, whose protein sequence is MGAIEEVYEDLDTDVEFEEFEAAVEDKVEQMGGLADEETAAMLIAHELRDEEADTIADIEPGMNDVKFLGKVTAIGEVKTFERDDEEAEEGRVCNIDVADASGSVRVALWDEMAAAAEEQLEVGQVLRVMGRPKEGYSGLEVSADKVEPDEDAEVDVQVLDTYRVEDLTLGASDVNLVGQVLDTDSIRTFDRDDGSEGRVANLTVGDETGRVRVTLWDGKADLAEEFEAGEVVEVGDGYVRERDGDLELHVGDRGTVERVDEDVEYVPETTDIADLEIGETVDVGGGVIETDPVRTFDRDDGSEGQVRNVRIKDETGEIRVALWGDKADREIDLADRVVFTDVEIQDGWQDDLEASANWRSTVTVLDEGSDAAAGVADGASAASAAGGNEAGGSDDRDADETGLGAFAEDGRKAAAEAVAGESGEGEAGSASGGAAAATAEASGEDVEFTGTVVQTGDPVVLDDGQRTRTVDTDASLRLGEEVTVRGPERDGTIDADDVF, encoded by the coding sequence TCGAGTTCGAGGAGTTCGAGGCCGCTGTCGAGGACAAAGTCGAGCAGATGGGCGGGCTCGCCGACGAGGAGACCGCCGCGATGCTCATCGCGCACGAGCTGCGCGACGAGGAGGCCGACACCATCGCCGACATCGAGCCGGGGATGAACGACGTGAAGTTCCTCGGCAAGGTGACCGCCATCGGCGAGGTCAAAACCTTCGAGCGCGACGACGAGGAGGCCGAGGAGGGCCGCGTGTGTAACATCGACGTCGCGGACGCCTCGGGCTCTGTCCGGGTCGCGCTGTGGGACGAGATGGCTGCCGCCGCCGAGGAGCAGTTGGAGGTCGGACAGGTGCTCCGCGTCATGGGCCGCCCGAAGGAGGGGTACAGCGGGCTCGAAGTGAGCGCGGACAAGGTCGAACCCGACGAGGACGCCGAGGTCGACGTGCAGGTACTCGACACCTACCGCGTCGAGGACCTCACGCTCGGCGCCTCCGACGTCAACCTCGTCGGACAGGTGCTCGACACTGACTCGATCCGGACGTTCGACCGCGACGACGGCAGCGAGGGGCGCGTAGCGAACCTCACCGTCGGCGACGAGACGGGGCGCGTGCGCGTAACGCTGTGGGACGGCAAGGCCGACCTCGCCGAGGAGTTCGAGGCCGGCGAGGTCGTCGAGGTCGGCGACGGCTACGTCCGCGAGCGCGACGGGGACTTGGAGCTCCACGTCGGCGACCGCGGCACCGTCGAGCGCGTCGACGAGGACGTCGAGTACGTCCCGGAGACGACGGACATCGCCGACCTGGAGATCGGCGAAACCGTCGACGTCGGCGGCGGCGTCATCGAGACGGACCCGGTGCGCACCTTCGACCGCGACGACGGCAGCGAGGGGCAGGTGCGCAACGTCCGGATCAAAGACGAGACGGGCGAGATCCGCGTCGCGCTGTGGGGCGACAAGGCCGACCGCGAGATCGACCTCGCCGACCGCGTCGTCTTCACCGACGTCGAGATCCAGGACGGCTGGCAGGACGACCTCGAGGCGTCCGCGAACTGGCGCTCGACCGTCACCGTCCTCGACGAGGGGAGCGACGCGGCGGCCGGCGTCGCGGACGGGGCGTCGGCCGCGAGCGCCGCTGGAGGCAACGAGGCCGGCGGGAGCGACGACCGCGACGCGGACGAGACCGGTCTCGGCGCCTTCGCCGAGGACGGACGGAAGGCGGCCGCCGAGGCCGTCGCCGGCGAGAGCGGCGAGGGCGAAGCGGGGAGCGCGAGCGGCGGCGCCGCGGCCGCGACGGCGGAGGCGTCGGGCGAGGACGTCGAGTTCACCGGGACGGTCGTCCAGACCGGCGACCCGGTCGTCCTCGACGACGGCCAGCGGACGAGGACGGTCGACACCGACGCGAGCCTCCGGCTCGGCGAGGAGGTAACGGTCCGCGGGCCGGAGCGAGACGGCACCATCGACGCGGACGACGTGTTCTGA